In Alphaproteobacteria bacterium, the genomic window AATTCTTCAACACTCAACTTAATCCGGTTCGTTAGCTATAATTTTAAATAACATGACAAAAGCTGAATCATTATTACCGCTAATGCTACTGCAGAAAGCCTCTTTAAGTGGCAATGAATATGCTTGGCCGATTGAGTGCAATCCCAGAAGTCATCGAAGCAGCACGAAGAGCCCATTTATTAAACATGGGGGGGCAAGTTCAATTTAGATTGCCCAATGGCTCAACGCGGGAATGTTATTGGATAGAGGTTGATACTTATAAAAGGGTTTCTACTGAATTATCTTGGCAAGGACGAGTTGCCTTGTCGGCTAATGTCGCTTTACGGGACTTTCAATTTAATTTTTTAGGAGTACTATCCGCCTTTTACTCTATTAGGTGTTAGTTGTTATGCGTATCACGAAAATGTTCTGCCTTTTGTTATTGACTCTTTTGTTGGGTAGCTGCTCTGAAACACTTATTAAAGAACGTCTCACTTCAGACATGAATCCCACTCCGGAAGAATCGATAGTGGTCTTCAGAACGGAGGTAACTAATTTCAATGCACTAACAACCATTCATCATACGGCCATGACTTCATGGGCACAGGTTACCGGAAAACGTCTTCATACTCCAAAGAACTTCACTAGTCGAAAATCAGGCCTGTTTAATGGAAAGGTTGTTGAGGAACTGAACATTTTAAAATTAGCTCCTGGGACGTATACATTGTATCGTTTAGAGGTCCCCGTGGGCTCAGCGATCTATCGGGTTATAGGTGGAAAATGGGATGCTGTTAAGAATGAGGGCAGCCTTGTTCATTTCACGGTTAAACCAGGAGAAGTAACCTATCTCGGCGATCTTAGTGTTACAATTACAGGAGGAGATTTTATGAATGGAAAACTCTTCGAGCCATATACCTGCAATATGGAAATTAAAGACAAGTTCTCCGAAATAAAGTCAAAACTGTTACCTAACTATCCTCTGCTTACTGAAAAGATCAAAGTTGGTTTGATGAAAATTAATCAGGAACGACGATTTTGTTCAGGGGTCATCAAAGATCCCAAGAAGGCAGATCAAAAGGCTCAATAACGATTGTTTCAACAAAACAGGCAAAACCACGCTCTCGGATTGGGAAGTTGCGGAGGATTAGTTGTGAAGTTTCTTTCATCGGTCACATTTTCGAATAATAAGGTTATTAGCATGATGAAATTGCAAGACAAGATTAATGCATGTAAACATCTCTATCTTCGCAGTCTATCTGAGCCTCGGGATAATTGTTTACGCATTGTTTTCGAAGAAGCCACCCTGGTAAGAGCAAATGCGAAAGATTTAAAACTGGGCAAGGATGTCATGAGTGAAGTAGGAGCTATTGCATCCGATTCGACATGTTCTTTATTTGAAATAATATGGCCCTCCTATGTGATTTATTCTGTTAGAAATGAATCATTTTCTTGCAACGATGAGACAGAGAAATGGGAAGGCAGATTGCTTTGCTTATACTCAAAATCACATTTCTTAGATTATGCTCAAAAAGCCACGATTGCATGCGACGCACATCCTGGCCCCTTAAAACATTGGGGCATTAATTGCCTCAATCATACTATCGATGTTATTTCATATGTGGAACCGGAATTCACAATCTTATCTCGCCAGGTTGATCAGTCAGATAAAAATGCCGGATAGGACAGTTTGTTTAAAACGTATTGAGTCGTATTATCTATATTTGTTTAGCTCTCATGTTAGGTATAGGTCGATGAAAAAAGTATCACTCCTTTTTATATTCATATCTCTCGCTCTTAGTCCGAATGGGGCTAGCGCACGTGCTGCAAAAGAAGCACATATTCCTGATGCCGTGATCGCAGAGATTAAAAGCCTAGAAGAAGGATGCCGTTTAGAAAAATCCACCTCTCAGCAAACAGAATCTAAGTATGATTATGTTAAGCGCGTTGATTTAAATGGTGATGGTGTTGATGATTTTATTTTAGAAGATGCCTATATTCCATGTGAAGCAGGCGCTTCCTATCGGCATGGTAATGGCGGAACGGGTGTCATCATTTTCGCGAATACACCCCGTGGCGTGATAAAAGCATTTGATAAGACTGTTTTTGGAATAACTATTGAAAAACTGGAATCAAAAGCGACTGTGTGGATAAAGGTTGGCGGTCATTATTGCGGGCAGGAAATATTTGTTGATCGAGCTTCTGCTATCAGTTGTGATATCCCTCTCGTTTGGAATGCATCCACAAAACAATTTAATCTTGCTCCGCTCAATCAAGCGCGCTTTCCCCGCAGATTTTGATTATCAAAACACCAGAGACCGTAATTCATCTTCAGAGACTTCCGGGTGCAACTGGCTCCACGCATCTATTTTATCGCTACAGGCTTTTAACTCATCTGGATTCATCGTGGCCTTAAGCGTGGCAAGCCGTTCCTTTGAGTCATTACGCAGGCCATTCCAATATTTCTCATCCTCTTTTTTTCTGTATAGGCTGTATTTATCAGGTTTAAAAGCTATGGGATTCGTTACCTCTATTAACGTGCCAAAATAACAAGCACTTATTTTATTGTCAGACTCCTTATCCTTTGAATCCGGCTTAAGGAATTGTTCAAAGAGATCCTTTTGACGCACCCAGTCACCACTTTCTGCAGCACGCAAACGCCATTCGCGCGCTTTGTCTTCGTTAGGTGAAATATCCGCACAACGGTTCTTTTCTTCGTAGCAACCAGCAATATCTGACTGTGCAGAAGAACATCCTGCAAGCGCCGGTGAGTTATCTCTATAAAATTCTGATAAATACGGCCTGATGATTACTTTTCCTTCCTCTGTAAGCGGTATTTCTTTTATTCTGATTAAATTGTCAGCCGCACTAACACTGCAATGGCGTGCCGCTATTTTCCATAATTTAAGGGCGCGCTCTTTATCTTGAATCACATTATCGCCTTCATAATAGAATTCAGCCAGCTTATTTTGAGCATTGATATTGCCGTTAAACGAAGATAATCTTAATAATTGAACGGCTGAATCATTAGCTTGCTGCGTTCCAACCCCTTCTAGCAAAAACATCGCATATTTATATTGCCCTCTTGAGTCATTAAGATCAGCGGCTTTTTTATACCACTGACTGGAAAGAGTAAAATCCTGATGAAGGAATGGTAGATGGGCGTCTGCATAGATGTCGCCCAGCTCAATCATAGCAGTCGTGAACCCTTGGTTCGCCGCTTTTAAATACCAGCCGATCCCTTCTTTCGTTCGGCTTTTATCTTCCTTAGGTTCCCATTGACAACCGCCAACCGATATCGGATAAATCAACAATTCACCAACCATTAATTGATCGGCAGGGTTCCCAGCCTTCGCTTCGGGCAGATATTGTTTCACTTGTAGTCTGCAATAATTATCCCCCTGTATCCAAAGGGCTTTAGCAGAAGAAGGCAGTAAACATAGCATGAAGCTAAGAAAAATGAATAGGGGTAAAATATGGCGCATGGGTTTGTCTCTCAGGATCATGATTATGGCTCAGGAAATATTTTCTAGTATCTCACGGAACAAGTTGTCGGCTGCCGCGGCAATAGTTTCATTCTTAGCAATCATTTTAGGATGTTCCGCTTTGTGCTGTAGAATTGAGCTAATATAATCATCTATGATCCGGTTTCTTGGCATAAAATCCCCTTCCTGCGATTGGGCTTTACCCTCGATTAATCGTGCAATTTCTTTATATAATTGATTATCCTTCACGACTCCTTCACATAAAGAAGTCATATCCATGGGAGGGAGGCTATTATGCTGTAAAATCCACTGCGTCACCAATGCTGGACGCAATGCATAACAATAGGTTTTGACTCTAACTTGATTTCCCATCTGTTCCATTTGTTCCCAGGCGCGGCGTGCTTGACGGTCATAATGGTAACAAAGTGTATTGGTGTTGGATGCTTGCTGAACAAAATCCAGCAACTTTTCCACACTAAGAGAGTGTTTCTGGTACGTGATCGGT contains:
- a CDS encoding sel1 repeat family protein, with the translated sequence MKQYLPEAKAGNPADQLMVGELLIYPISVGGCQWEPKEDKSRTKEGIGWYLKAANQGFTTAMIELGDIYADAHLPFLHQDFTLSSQWYKKAADLNDSRGQYKYAMFLLEGVGTQQANDSAVQLLRLSSFNGNINAQNKLAEFYYEGDNVIQDKERALKLWKIAARHCSVSAADNLIRIKEIPLTEEGKVIIRPYLSEFYRDNSPALAGCSSAQSDIAGCYEEKNRCADISPNEDKAREWRLRAAESGDWVRQKDLFEQFLKPDSKDKESDNKISACYFGTLIEVTNPIAFKPDKYSLYRKKEDEKYWNGLRNDSKERLATLKATMNPDELKACSDKIDAWSQLHPEVSEDELRSLVF
- a CDS encoding nucleotidyltransferase domain-containing protein — its product is MLPKFPISDEKKNYIRHKISEIERNHHVQVLLAIESGSRAWGFPSLDSDYDVRFIYVRTKNNYLSVNEWRDVIETPSYHDQTLDSLYDMNGWDIRKALQLALKSNPVLVEWLVSPITYQKHSLSVEKLLDFVQQASNTNTLCYHYDRQARRAWEQMEQMGNQVRVKTYCYALRPALVTQWILQHNSLPPMDMTSLCEGVVKDNQLYKEIARLIEGKAQSQEGDFMPRNRIIDDYISSILQHKAEHPKMIAKNETIAAAADNLFREILENIS